TTATCGTAAGTTTCTGCTCTTTTTTGCGGTCCTTTATTTGGGAGCCCTGTATGGATGGGCTTGGCAGCGGAGCGCATGGAAATACGCCTTATTTGGGACCGTGCTCGCAATGGGGGCGCTGTCTATCCCTAGCCATGCCAGGCTGTGGGAATTGGCAACTTATTGGATGTCCCCTGTAATCTTCTGGGGCGTGTTGAAATGGGGTGCGAACATGCCTCAATGGATTTCGGGGCTGGGGAAGCTCGCTTACTCCATGTACTTATTTCATCCGTTTCTGGTTCAGTGGCTTCCGAGTAATTGGGTGGCCAGATGCGTTGCTCTTCCCATTTTGACCATCCCGCTGGCTTTCCTGGTCTATTTCTTGGTGGAAGACCCGTTGAATCGGCTGGGCCATCACCTTGCCAAGGCGGGGCGGGACTGACGGGCTATTGCGCGGAACCTTCGATCGCCCCGGAAGGGGTGACGGGGGCGATGTTCAGGATGACGCTGTGGTGGGCGGCGTCTTCCTCGATGACTAGGAGGACGGTGTAGGCGCCGTGCTGGCCCTTCGGCTTGGCGCGGAAGCCGTAGGGAAGGACGGGAACGCCCTGGCGGTTGGTGAAGGTGCGCCCGCCGTTGACGGCCCAGCCGACGTCCTCGACTTCCAGGGTCTTCCGCACGAAGTCGAGGAGGCCGGGGGCTTTCTTTAGTTGCGGCACGGCGTCCTCCTGGAAGCCGACGCTGCCGCCCTCCGCGCGCAGGGGCGCGGCGGCGGCCAGGAGGACGGCGGCGAGAAGGATGAGGGCGCGCACGGACTATGCCCCTATCGCTTCAGGATCTGCCGCAGGACGTAGGGCAGGATGCCGCCGTGGCGGTAGTAGTCGACCTCGATGGCGGTGTCGATCCGGCAGACGATGGGGACGGTCTGCGTGGAGCCGTCGGCGCGGGTGATTTCCAGGGTGAGCTTCTGGCGGGGCTTCACGTCGTCGGTCAGGCCCAGGATGCTGAAGGTTTCCGTGCCGTCGAGGCCGAGGGTCTTGGCGTTGGTCTTTTCCTCGAAGCAGCAGGGCAGGACGCCCATGCCGACGAGGTTGCTGCGGTGGATGCGCTCGAAGCTTTCGGCGACGACGGCGCGGACGCCGAGGAGGCGGGTGCCCTTGGCGGCCCAGTCGCGGGAGCTGCCGGTGCCGTATTCCTGGCCGGCGAAGACGACGAGGGGGACGCTTTCCTTCTTATACTTCATGGCGGCGTCGTAGATGGGGAGGACTTCGCCGTCGGGCTGGTGCTTGGTGACGCCGCCTTCGACGCCGGGGACCATGAGGTTCTTGATGCGGACGTTGGCGAAGGTGCCGCGGGTCATGACCTGGTCGTTGCCGCGGCGGGCGCCGTAGCTGTTGAAGTCTTCCCACTTCACGCCGTGTTCCAGGAGGTATTGGCCGGCGGGGGAGGTCTTCTTGATGCTGCCGGCGGGGGAGATGTGGTCGGTGGTGACGGAGTCGCCGAAGATGCCCATGGCGCGGGCGCCCTGGATGTCGGCGATGTGGCCGGCTTCCAGGCCGAAGCCGGCGAAGAAGGGCGGCTCCTGGATGTAGGTGCTCTCCGTGTTCCAGGCGTACGTCTCGCCGACGGAGCTGGGGATCTCGTTCCAGGCGGGGTTCTGCTCGGCGAAGTCCTTGTAGAGTTTCCGGTAGGATTCGGGCTGAAGGGAGGTTTGGATGGTGTCTTTGATCTGCTGGAGGGTGGGCCAGAGGTCGCGCAGGTAGACGGGCTGGCCGTCCTTGCCGGTGCCCAGGGGTTCTTTCGTCAGGTCGATGTCGACGCGGCCCGCCAGGGCGAAGGCGACGACGAGCGGGGGCGACATGAGGAAGTTGGCGCGGATGTTCTGGTGGACGCGGGCTTCGAAGTTGCGGTTGCCGGAGAGGACGCTGGCGGCGACCAGGTCGTTTTTGACGATGGCGTCTTCCACCGGCCCGTCCAGGGGGCCGGAGTTGCCGATGCAGGTGGTGCACCCGTAGCCGACGGTCTGGAAGCCGAGCTGGTCGAGGTAGGGGGTGAGGCCCGCCTTGTTAAGGTAGTCGGTGACGACGCGGGAGCCGGGGGCCAGGGAGGTTTTCACCGCCGGGTTGACGGTGAGGCCCGCTTCCACGGCTTTCTTGGCCAGGAGGCCCGCGGCGAGCATGACGGAGGGGTTGCTGGTGTTGGTGCAGCTGGTGATGGCGGCGATGAGGACGCTGCCGTTGCCGACCTGCGCCTCGACCGGCTGCGGGTGGGAGGGGCCGTTGAGGGTGACGGGGGTGCGGAAGGAGAGTTCCTCCGCCTTCTTGCCGAAGCCGTTTTCCGCGACGGGGCGGGCGAAGGAGGTGGTGAAGTTTTCCTTGAGCTGGGGCAGGGGGACGCGGTCCTGCGGGCGCTTGGGCCCGGCGACGCTGGGCTGCACGTCGGCCAGGTTCAGCTCCAGGCTGGCGCTGTAGACGATGCCGTCTTCCTTCGTGGGGATGCCGAAGAGGTTCTGCGCCTTGTAGTAGTTCTCGAAGAGGGCGACCTGCTCTTCCGTGCGGCCGGTGGCGCGCAGGTAGTTGACCGATTCCTGGTCGACGGGGAAGTAGCCCATGGTGGCGCCGTATTCCGGGGCCATGTTGGCGATGGTGGCGCGGTCCGGCAGGGGGAGGGAGGCAGCGCCGGGGCCGTAGAATTCGACGAATTTGCCGACGACCTTGAACTTGCGCAGCATCTCGGTGACGTTCAGGGCCAGGTCGGTGGCGGTGACGCCCTCGCGGAGCGATCCGGTCAGGTGGACGCCGACGACTTCCGGGGTGAGGAAGTAGACGGGCTGGCCGAGCATGCCCGCCTCCGCCTCGATGCCGCCCACGCCCCAGCCGACGATGCCCAGGCCGTTGATCATGGTGGTGTGGGAGTCGGTGCCGACGAGGGTGTCCGGGTAGAACATGCTGCCCTGGGTGAAGACGCCCTTGGCCAGGTATTCGAGGTTCACCTGGTGGACGATGCCGATGCCGGGCGGGACGACTTTGAAGGTCTCGAAGGCCTGCTGGCCCCACTTGAGGAATTCGTAGCGCTCCCGGTTGCGAAGGAATTCGATCTGGAGGTTTTTGGCGAAGGCGTCGGCCGTGCCCGCCACGTCGACCTGGACGGAGTGGTCGACGACGAGGTCGACGGGGACGAGGGGCTCGATGAGTTTGGGATCGCGGTTGAGCTTGGCCACCGCGCCGCGCATGGCGGCCAGGTCGACCAGGAGGGGGACGCCGGTGAAGTCCTGCAGGACGATGCGGGCGACGACGAAGGGGATCTCCTCCAGCACGGGGGCGGCGGCGTTCCAGTTGGCCAGGGTGCGGACGTCGTTCTCGCTCACTCGCTTGCCGTCGTAATTACGCAAAACGGATTCCAGGACGATCCGGATGCTCACGGGCAGCTTGCTGATAGGGCCCACCCCGGCTTTTTCCAGTGCAGGCAGGGAGTAGTAGTGGCCCTTGCCCCCCGTCGGAAGTTCTAGCGTCTGGAGAGTGTCGAAAAGGTTGTGGGGGGTGCTCATGAGATAAGTAAAACTTAATGTAATATCCCCTCCATTTTTGACAATCCTACGTTTGCCTAAAAAGGGATTTTACGATAGCATTTGCCCTATCATCGGGGCCCGCCTTTGCGGGCAGGGCTGTTCAGAAAACACGAGAACCGCAAACAAACCAGAAAAGACGAATGAAAAGTTCCAATGCCTGGAGTGAATCGAGCTCGAAGTTGAACAAAAACCCCTTCCGCGCCGCCGACTGCCGCGGGGAGAAACCCCAGCTTCATCGCTATGAGCGGCGGAAGGTCCGCCAGCTCATCCGAACCAGCGATTGGTCTCCCGAGGACGGGGGCTAGCTTTCTCCTTCGTCCGGCTCCATGTTAGGGCCGGATGAAGACCGCCCTCGTCTGGTT
This DNA window, taken from Verrucomicrobium sp., encodes the following:
- the acnA gene encoding aconitate hydratase AcnA, whose protein sequence is MSTPHNLFDTLQTLELPTGGKGHYYSLPALEKAGVGPISKLPVSIRIVLESVLRNYDGKRVSENDVRTLANWNAAAPVLEEIPFVVARIVLQDFTGVPLLVDLAAMRGAVAKLNRDPKLIEPLVPVDLVVDHSVQVDVAGTADAFAKNLQIEFLRNRERYEFLKWGQQAFETFKVVPPGIGIVHQVNLEYLAKGVFTQGSMFYPDTLVGTDSHTTMINGLGIVGWGVGGIEAEAGMLGQPVYFLTPEVVGVHLTGSLREGVTATDLALNVTEMLRKFKVVGKFVEFYGPGAASLPLPDRATIANMAPEYGATMGYFPVDQESVNYLRATGRTEEQVALFENYYKAQNLFGIPTKEDGIVYSASLELNLADVQPSVAGPKRPQDRVPLPQLKENFTTSFARPVAENGFGKKAEELSFRTPVTLNGPSHPQPVEAQVGNGSVLIAAITSCTNTSNPSVMLAAGLLAKKAVEAGLTVNPAVKTSLAPGSRVVTDYLNKAGLTPYLDQLGFQTVGYGCTTCIGNSGPLDGPVEDAIVKNDLVAASVLSGNRNFEARVHQNIRANFLMSPPLVVAFALAGRVDIDLTKEPLGTGKDGQPVYLRDLWPTLQQIKDTIQTSLQPESYRKLYKDFAEQNPAWNEIPSSVGETYAWNTESTYIQEPPFFAGFGLEAGHIADIQGARAMGIFGDSVTTDHISPAGSIKKTSPAGQYLLEHGVKWEDFNSYGARRGNDQVMTRGTFANVRIKNLMVPGVEGGVTKHQPDGEVLPIYDAAMKYKKESVPLVVFAGQEYGTGSSRDWAAKGTRLLGVRAVVAESFERIHRSNLVGMGVLPCCFEEKTNAKTLGLDGTETFSILGLTDDVKPRQKLTLEITRADGSTQTVPIVCRIDTAIEVDYYRHGGILPYVLRQILKR